In Nitrosarchaeum koreense MY1, one genomic interval encodes:
- a CDS encoding hemerythrin domain-containing protein codes for MSATNQLRADHDQVRRLEKIVAKCADEIYKGTEIPFLDLEKITVVISEFVDTIHHSREEDSYFPCVASYDNLKEEIRKFMIEHEFGRNIARKISEYLKKWKSGQDAREPVARYLRTYSIFLFDHLNKENKFFDDAEANVLSKEEETEMYEQYRSVIAIVKKVEQMIAEIDWLETRPWYMK; via the coding sequence GTGAGTGCAACAAATCAATTACGAGCAGATCATGATCAAGTTAGACGTCTAGAAAAAATAGTTGCAAAATGTGCAGACGAGATTTACAAAGGAACTGAAATTCCATTCTTAGACCTTGAAAAGATCACTGTCGTAATATCAGAATTTGTAGACACAATTCACCACTCAAGAGAGGAGGATTCGTATTTTCCATGTGTTGCAAGCTATGATAATCTAAAAGAGGAAATTAGAAAATTCATGATAGAGCATGAATTTGGAAGAAACATAGCCAGAAAAATTTCAGAATATCTGAAAAAATGGAAAAGTGGTCAAGATGCAAGAGAGCCAGTTGCCAGATACCTACGAACATATTCGATATTTCTATTTGATCATCTCAATAAAGAAAACAAATTCTTTGATGATGCAGAAGCAAACGTGTTATCAAAAGAGGAGGAGACTGAGATGTATGAACAGTACAGATCAGTAATAGCAATTGTAAAAAAAGTAGAACAGATGATTGCTGAAATTGATTGGTTAGAGACAAGACCATGGTATATGAAATAA
- a CDS encoding NAD(P)/FAD-dependent oxidoreductase, producing the protein MTHNFDLVIIGGGILGTSISYFLSFLNKTKEIAIIEQAPNVAFHTSGRNTGKVHAPYLYNPEKKKMFAKTSFNGYEMWEEYSKLKNLPFKKDGIIEVAFDEKGHKVLEKYLKWGKQNGLQDNDIKLMEKNELKKIEPEIKCESALYVYKDGSTDYSKLTNAVIKDSTDNGIKLLTNTKVTQIKKIKNKWKIMLDNEHEIFANYIINAAGGESIDIAHKMGIAKKFTDVHFRGEYWKAPKEYSDLTKTSVYSVPEYPDYPFLDPHWIIRVDGSCEIGPNAVPVFSPYGYNKVENIKEFIPKLLDMLNSGARKAIFDKQFQELAINEIQSSMSKSKMINRVRRFLPKIDVEKITEKGTAGIRSSVINEKGQFVPDVILEEDTMSFHILNYNSPGATGALPFSAHVVNHLNKQGLFQSESSDAQCGPWRFSKIIEKMAS; encoded by the coding sequence TTGACACATAATTTTGATCTCGTAATTATAGGCGGTGGTATTCTTGGAACTTCAATATCGTATTTTCTTAGTTTTCTAAACAAAACAAAAGAGATTGCAATAATTGAACAAGCTCCCAATGTTGCATTTCATACAAGTGGCAGAAATACGGGAAAAGTTCATGCACCATACTTGTATAATCCTGAGAAAAAAAAGATGTTTGCAAAAACATCTTTTAACGGATATGAGATGTGGGAAGAATATTCGAAATTGAAAAATTTACCATTTAAAAAAGATGGAATAATTGAAGTTGCATTTGATGAGAAAGGACACAAAGTTTTAGAGAAGTATCTGAAATGGGGTAAACAAAACGGATTACAAGATAACGACATAAAATTAATGGAAAAAAATGAATTAAAAAAAATTGAACCAGAGATAAAATGTGAGTCGGCACTTTATGTATACAAAGATGGGTCTACTGACTATTCCAAATTAACAAATGCTGTGATTAAAGACAGTACTGATAACGGAATAAAATTACTTACAAATACCAAAGTAACTCAAATAAAAAAAATCAAAAACAAATGGAAAATTATGCTAGATAATGAACATGAGATTTTTGCAAATTATATTATAAATGCTGCAGGTGGTGAATCAATAGACATTGCTCACAAAATGGGCATTGCAAAGAAATTCACAGATGTACACTTTAGAGGAGAATATTGGAAAGCACCAAAAGAGTACAGCGACTTGACAAAAACAAGCGTGTATTCTGTACCAGAATATCCAGATTACCCATTTTTAGATCCACATTGGATTATCAGAGTTGATGGAAGCTGTGAGATTGGACCAAATGCAGTACCAGTGTTTAGCCCATATGGATACAACAAAGTAGAGAACATCAAGGAGTTTATTCCAAAATTATTAGATATGTTAAATTCAGGCGCAAGAAAAGCGATTTTTGATAAACAATTTCAGGAACTTGCAATAAATGAAATTCAATCTTCAATGTCAAAATCAAAAATGATAAACAGGGTTAGGCGATTCTTGCCAAAAATAGATGTTGAAAAAATAACAGAAAAAGGAACTGCTGGAATTAGATCATCGGTGATTAATGAAAAAGGTCAGTTCGTTCCGGATGTGATTTTAGAAGAAGATACTATGTCTTTTCACATTTTGAACTATAACTCTCCTGGTGCTACAGGGGCATTACCATTTTCAGCACACGTTGTTAACCACTTAAACAAACAAGGATTGTTTCAAAGTGAAAGTTCAGACGCACAGTGTGGTCCGTGGAGATTTAGCAAAATAATTGAAAAAATGGCATCGTAG
- a CDS encoding ChuX/HutX family heme-like substrate-binding protein, which produces MLFNVLSDLVKIDNILLIIKNAGAVSEIRSNSLSIKQKEKWITIGDNDGPAHMHINSELIQNAEFIEEQKPERTSFSVQFFDKDRNRILGAFFTKMYDQSMTLDTERKKTYDNLRQKYGMNIKF; this is translated from the coding sequence TTGCTTTTTAATGTATTATCTGATCTAGTGAAAATTGACAATATTTTATTAATTATAAAAAATGCAGGAGCGGTTTCTGAAATAAGAAGCAATTCTTTGAGTATCAAACAAAAAGAAAAATGGATTACAATTGGTGACAATGATGGTCCGGCACACATGCACATTAATAGTGAATTGATTCAAAATGCAGAGTTTATTGAGGAACAAAAGCCAGAACGTACTAGTTTTAGTGTACAGTTTTTTGATAAAGATAGAAATCGTATCTTGGGTGCATTTTTTACAAAAATGTATGATCAAAGCATGACTCTTGATACTGAAAGAAAAAAAACTTATGATAATTTACGTCAAAAATATGGTATGAATATTAAATTTTAA
- a CDS encoding 2-hydroxyacid dehydrogenase produces the protein MQKKRVFLTRTLHNFALNELKKKYQIEIHSGEIPIPKTKLLKKIQNVEGLICFPYDKIDKEMIDAAKNLKVISTFSVGYDHIDTQYALKKKIRVGYTPEVLTDATADLAFSLILDILRRVSEGDRTIREGKWRQIYGAYDYVGIDLQGKTLGILGLGRIGSTLAKRAKAFDMKIIYHNRKSISKNKEKALRAKYVTLDKLITQSDIISIHVPHTKETDQLFDMKVFRKMRKTAYLINTARGKIVNEKDLTVALKKKIIAGAALDVYENEPIGKKHPLTKIQNIVLVPHIGSSTKETRAKMAKITIKNLELGINGKKPIYSVGY, from the coding sequence TTGCAAAAAAAGCGAGTTTTTCTCACCAGAACATTACATAATTTTGCATTAAATGAATTAAAAAAGAAATATCAAATAGAGATCCATTCAGGAGAAATCCCAATTCCAAAAACAAAACTATTGAAAAAAATTCAAAATGTTGAGGGGTTGATTTGCTTTCCATATGACAAGATTGACAAAGAAATGATAGATGCTGCAAAAAATCTCAAAGTAATCAGCACATTCAGTGTAGGCTATGATCACATTGACACACAATATGCATTAAAAAAGAAAATTCGTGTAGGATATACTCCAGAAGTTCTTACAGATGCAACTGCAGATTTAGCATTTTCATTAATACTAGACATTTTACGTCGAGTTTCAGAAGGAGACAGAACAATCAGAGAAGGAAAATGGAGACAGATTTATGGTGCATATGACTATGTAGGGATTGATCTTCAAGGAAAGACACTTGGAATTTTGGGATTAGGAAGAATAGGAAGTACTCTTGCAAAGCGAGCAAAAGCATTCGATATGAAAATAATTTATCATAATAGAAAATCCATATCAAAAAATAAAGAAAAAGCACTTAGAGCAAAATATGTCACATTAGACAAACTGATTACACAGAGTGACATTATTTCAATCCATGTTCCACACACTAAAGAAACAGATCAGCTATTTGACATGAAAGTTTTTAGAAAAATGAGAAAAACGGCATACTTGATCAATACAGCACGTGGAAAAATAGTTAATGAAAAAGATCTCACAGTAGCACTAAAGAAAAAGATTATTGCAGGTGCTGCTTTAGATGTCTACGAGAATGAACCGATTGGAAAAAAGCATCCGTTGACAAAGATACAAAATATTGTACTAGTACCACACATAGGAAGTTCGACCAAAGAAACAAGGGCAAAGATGGCAAAGATCACAATAAAGAATTTAGAACTGGGCATCAATGGAAAAAAACCCATTTACTCGGTAGGATATTGA
- a CDS encoding 2-oxoacid:ferredoxin oxidoreductase subunit alpha yields the protein MSSVDFTWLIGGPQGSGVDSGANVFSKVCAEMGYRIFGKREFYSNIKGEHSYFAVRVSDHEIRSNVNDVTLMASFDAETIFRHFDEIASGGGIIYDSDLDKITTDEVHTLDNYFKERLHQELESKNKPFTIAGVLEIAKEKGVHLYPVSFREILTNLAEKTENPKLRGLIRMFNVIAVSLSLGLIKMPLDPLLLSIDSIFSKKPQIAEINKQAANFSYDYAKSNFGAFPYSLTGTEKQPDTILVQGHFGTSIGKMVSGCRFQSYYPITPASDESVYLESNELLEIQNDRPGSTIVIQTEDEISAMGMMIGAALTGTRSSTSTSGPGFALMTEALGWAGINEVPVVITLYQRSGPSTGLPTRHGQDDLLFAVNAGHGDFPKIVYASGDIEESFYDTGRCFNYADVYQIPVIHMMDKFLSSSVVTCKRFDPKKISIDRGLLLDKIDGEYRRFAFTEDGISPRSKLGLDNGVFWNTGDESDEFGHITEDPQLRIKMMDKRMSRLDLVLQRVPQEEQVVSFGIHDITIVSWGSTKGPILDALSMLKKEGIDIGFIQMKLIHPFPAEHVKSLLKDVKIIIDIEANHSGQLGKILKQNVTREIDYFILKYTGRGMTSTEIYDSLKKIVGNNANKREVLSHGA from the coding sequence ATGAGTTCTGTTGATTTTACTTGGTTAATTGGTGGTCCCCAGGGAAGCGGAGTAGACTCTGGTGCTAATGTTTTTTCCAAAGTTTGCGCCGAGATGGGTTATCGTATTTTTGGTAAGAGGGAATTTTACTCTAATATCAAAGGTGAGCACAGTTATTTTGCAGTTAGAGTCTCTGATCATGAAATTCGTTCAAATGTAAATGACGTTACACTGATGGCATCATTTGATGCTGAAACAATTTTCAGACATTTTGATGAGATTGCAAGTGGTGGTGGAATCATCTATGATTCTGATCTTGATAAAATAACTACTGATGAAGTACATACTCTTGATAATTATTTTAAAGAAAGATTACATCAAGAACTTGAATCAAAAAACAAACCATTTACAATTGCAGGTGTTCTTGAGATTGCAAAGGAGAAAGGTGTTCATCTATACCCTGTATCTTTTAGAGAAATATTGACAAATCTTGCTGAAAAAACAGAGAATCCTAAACTTCGTGGATTAATTCGAATGTTTAACGTCATTGCAGTTTCATTATCTCTAGGGTTAATCAAAATGCCACTTGATCCTCTGCTTTTATCAATTGACTCTATATTTTCAAAAAAACCTCAGATAGCAGAGATTAACAAACAGGCAGCAAATTTCTCGTATGATTATGCCAAGTCAAACTTTGGTGCTTTTCCATATTCTTTAACAGGAACTGAAAAACAACCTGACACAATTCTTGTTCAAGGTCACTTTGGAACCTCGATTGGAAAAATGGTTAGCGGATGCAGATTTCAATCATACTATCCTATCACCCCAGCTTCAGATGAAAGCGTATATCTTGAATCAAACGAACTTTTAGAAATCCAAAATGATAGACCTGGTTCAACTATTGTAATTCAAACTGAAGATGAGATATCTGCAATGGGTATGATGATTGGTGCAGCACTTACTGGTACACGTTCTTCTACATCTACTTCAGGTCCTGGGTTTGCATTGATGACTGAAGCATTAGGTTGGGCAGGAATCAATGAAGTTCCAGTTGTTATTACTTTGTATCAAAGAAGTGGTCCGTCAACAGGTCTTCCTACACGACATGGCCAAGATGATTTATTATTTGCAGTTAATGCAGGACATGGCGATTTTCCAAAAATTGTTTATGCATCTGGAGATATTGAAGAGAGCTTTTATGATACAGGTCGATGTTTCAATTATGCAGATGTATATCAAATCCCTGTTATTCATATGATGGACAAGTTTCTATCTAGTTCAGTTGTTACATGCAAAAGATTTGATCCAAAGAAAATTTCCATTGATAGGGGTTTATTGTTAGATAAAATAGATGGCGAGTATAGGCGATTTGCATTTACTGAAGATGGAATATCCCCACGTTCTAAATTGGGTCTAGATAATGGCGTTTTTTGGAATACTGGAGACGAATCTGATGAATTTGGTCATATTACAGAAGATCCTCAACTTAGAATCAAAATGATGGATAAAAGAATGTCTAGATTAGACCTTGTGTTACAGCGAGTTCCACAGGAAGAACAAGTTGTCTCATTTGGAATCCATGACATTACGATAGTTTCTTGGGGTTCTACCAAAGGTCCTATCTTAGATGCCCTTTCTATGCTTAAAAAAGAAGGAATTGATATCGGATTTATTCAAATGAAACTGATTCATCCTTTCCCAGCTGAACATGTCAAATCACTTCTAAAAGATGTAAAAATCATCATTGACATTGAGGCAAATCACTCGGGACAGTTAGGTAAAATCCTAAAGCAAAATGTAACAAGAGAAATTGATTATTTTATTTTAAAATATACTGGAAGAGGAATGACCAGCACTGAAATTTATGATTCACTAAAAAAGATAGTTGGAAATAATGCAAACAAAAGAGAGGTACTAAGTCATGGCGCTTAA
- a CDS encoding 2-oxoacid:ferredoxin oxidoreductase subunit beta: MALKLADYKTDVHNDWCPGCGDFGIVNALQMALAEMGIERDKATIFSGIGCSGKTSHFINTYGVHTLHGRVLTFAQGGKLANPEMTVVAVGGDGDGLGIGAGHFVAAGRRNVDMTYIIFDNGVYGLTKGQASPTLKLGEKTKSLPSPNTNYNVNPIGLAVASGFTFVARGYSYDVRHLKDLIIKAVRHKGLSFLDVLQPCPTYNDINTRDWYAGVDLAEESMERHARIYKLEDTHFDYSVHYDDETEVNEKISQAMIKSLEWGNKIPIGIFYQNEIISEYSTRLTDKIPNYLENPPSKQKISENGLPTTDVSSILDSLRV; the protein is encoded by the coding sequence ATGGCGCTTAAACTAGCAGATTACAAAACTGATGTACATAATGATTGGTGTCCTGGATGTGGGGATTTTGGAATTGTTAATGCATTACAGATGGCATTGGCAGAAATGGGAATAGAACGTGATAAGGCAACAATTTTTTCTGGAATTGGTTGTTCTGGAAAGACATCTCATTTTATCAACACTTATGGCGTTCATACATTACACGGAAGAGTTTTGACTTTTGCTCAGGGAGGAAAACTTGCAAACCCAGAGATGACAGTGGTTGCAGTTGGCGGTGATGGAGATGGACTAGGAATCGGCGCTGGTCATTTTGTTGCAGCTGGCAGACGAAATGTTGACATGACTTACATAATATTTGATAACGGAGTTTATGGATTAACTAAAGGACAAGCATCTCCAACGCTAAAACTTGGTGAGAAAACAAAATCACTTCCTTCACCAAATACTAACTATAATGTAAATCCAATTGGGTTGGCAGTAGCTAGTGGTTTTACTTTTGTTGCTCGTGGTTATTCGTATGATGTCAGACATCTAAAAGATTTAATCATAAAGGCAGTTCGTCATAAGGGACTCTCATTTCTTGATGTATTGCAACCCTGCCCAACTTACAATGATATCAATACAAGAGACTGGTACGCAGGAGTTGATTTGGCAGAAGAATCAATGGAGAGACACGCTAGAATATACAAGCTTGAAGATACTCATTTTGACTATAGTGTACATTATGATGATGAAACCGAAGTCAATGAAAAAATATCTCAGGCAATGATCAAATCTCTAGAATGGGGAAATAAAATCCCGATTGGAATATTTTACCAAAATGAAATAATTTCTGAATATTCTACCCGCCTGACTGATAAAATCCCAAATTACCTTGAAAACCCCCCATCAAAACAAAAAATATCAGAAAACGGTTTACCTACCACTGATGTTTCATCCATCCTTGATTCCCTCAGAGTTTAG
- a CDS encoding coenzyme F420-0:L-glutamate ligase: MSLTVSPLVSERKEEEFDVFETLLETLEKNDEKLQDGDVIVISTKFISNSQGRLVDLNTIKASKEGIGVSKKFQMKAEIAEIILRESDKIFGGISGFVITSADNIMAPNAGIDKSNAKKGKIILYPNNPYIISEQIRRKIFLKFLIHVGIILVDSRLMPSRIGTSGVAIACAGIEPVLDMRAEKDLVGNPLKVTFQAVVDNLATIANHKMGEAAESKPFAIVRNSGAKLTDRKISPTEMAISPDQCVYVRGLTNPTNR; the protein is encoded by the coding sequence GTGTCTCTAACTGTATCACCCTTGGTTTCAGAAAGAAAAGAAGAAGAATTCGATGTCTTTGAGACATTATTAGAAACATTAGAAAAAAATGATGAAAAACTACAAGATGGAGATGTCATAGTAATATCTACTAAATTCATTTCCAATTCTCAAGGAAGACTAGTTGATCTTAACACGATAAAAGCATCAAAAGAAGGAATTGGAGTATCCAAGAAATTTCAAATGAAAGCAGAAATTGCAGAGATAATTTTAAGAGAATCAGATAAAATTTTTGGCGGAATTTCAGGATTTGTCATTACATCAGCAGATAACATAATGGCCCCAAATGCAGGAATTGATAAATCAAATGCTAAAAAAGGAAAAATAATTCTATATCCAAATAATCCCTACATCATATCTGAACAAATTAGAAGAAAGATTTTTTTAAAATTTTTAATCCATGTTGGAATTATTCTAGTAGATAGTAGATTAATGCCATCACGTATTGGGACATCTGGTGTAGCAATAGCATGTGCAGGTATTGAACCAGTATTAGACATGAGAGCAGAAAAAGACCTTGTTGGAAATCCACTGAAGGTGACATTCCAAGCAGTTGTAGATAATCTTGCAACAATTGCAAATCACAAGATGGGTGAAGCCGCAGAATCAAAACCATTTGCGATTGTTAGAAACTCCGGAGCTAAACTCACAGATAGAAAAATTAGTCCTACTGAGATGGCCATATCTCCAGATCAATGCGTATACGTTAGAGGTTTAACAAATCCAACGAATCGCTAG